A stretch of the Schistocerca serialis cubense isolate TAMUIC-IGC-003099 chromosome 2, iqSchSeri2.2, whole genome shotgun sequence genome encodes the following:
- the LOC126455712 gene encoding cuticle protein 18.6-like translates to MASKLIVFVAALAVARAGYLGAPAVLAPGAPLAARAYAAPAYAAAPAYAAAPVAIAAAPAIRAAPVAVAAAPAIRAAPVAVAAAPAAVAAEYDPHPQYSFSYSVNDAITGDSKSQHETRDGDVVQGSYSLAEPDGSIRTVDYAADPVNGFNAVVHKEAGAHPAAPARVAVAAAPVAVAAPAPVAVAAPARVAVAAAPARVAVAAPIARAAYAAPALSYAAAPAIAAAPISRAAYAAPALAYGAGLGYGYAAAPIARAAYAAPALAYAAAAPIARAAYAAPALTYAAAAPAIAAAPALSYAAAPAIAAAPIARAAYAAPALAYGAGLGYGYAAAPIARAAYAAPALAYGKALIH, encoded by the exons ATGGCAAGCAAG CTGATAGTTTTCGTAGCGGCTCTGGCCGTTGCGCGCGCCGGTTACCTGGGCGCTCCTGCCGTTTTGGCACCCGGTGCGCCCCTGGCTGCCcgtgcctacgccgcccccgcctacGCCGCAGCCCCCGCCTACGCCGCCGCCCCTGTGGCTATCGCCGCGGCTCCCGCCATCCGCGCTGCCCCCGTGGCTGTCGCTGCCGCCCCCGCCATCCGCGCCGcccccgtcgccgtcgccgccgcccctGCTGCCGTCGCCGCTGAGTACGACCCCCACCCCCAGTACAGCTTCAGCTACAGTGTGAACGACGCCATCACCGGAGACTCTAAGTCCCAGCACGAGACCCGTGACGGAGACGTCGTCCAGGGCAGCTACAGCCTGGCAGAGCCCGACGGCTCCATCCGCACCGTCGACTACGCTGCCGACCCCGTGAACGGCTTCAACGCCGTCGTGCACAAGGAGGCCGGCGCCCACCCCGCCGCCCCCGCCCGTGTGGCCGTCGCCGCTGCTCCAGTGGCCGTCGCCGCCCCCGCCCCGGTAGCTGTCGCCGCCCCCGCTCGTGTGGCTGTCGCTGCCGCCCCCGCTCGTGTGGCTGTCGCCGCACCCATCGCTAGAGCTGCGTACGCCGCCCCTGCCCTGAGctacgccgccgcccccgccatcgcAGCCGCCCCCATCTCCAGGgctgcctacgccgcccccgccctCGCCTACGGCGCTGGTCTCGGCTACGGATACGCCGCCGCCCCCATCGCTAGAGCTGCGTACGCCGCCCCTGCTCTCGCTTACGCCGCGGCCGCTCCCATCGCTAGGGCTGCCTACGCTGCCCCTGCCCTCACCTACGCCGCGGCCGCCCCCGCCATCGCTGCTGCCCCTGCACTGAGctacgccgccgcccccgccatcgcTGCCGCCCCCATCGCTAGGgctgcctacgccgcccccgccctCGCCTACGGCGCTGGTCTCGGCTACGGATACGCCGCCGCCCCCATCGCTAGAGCTGCGTACGCTGCCCCCGCCCTCGCCTACGGCAAGGCCCTCATCCACTAA